A window of Tachypleus tridentatus isolate NWPU-2018 chromosome 7, ASM421037v1, whole genome shotgun sequence genomic DNA:
ATGGTTCTTAACCAAATTTGTTGGGTCCGTGcgtatagatattaaaacttacagtttcacatttatgcagtttttatgaccgtttttacaaaaaataattacacgTAAAGAAAGCCACATTTCATATCTTAAGATATGAAATCTTTCACTAATCATGAATTCACATAACTTTCGTCCAGggaacgggtactccagctagtacaTAATACATAACAAGAAATAACAAGGTTTCACTTTAGTTTCTGTTTACGCTGTTCTAGcctattttatttacatgtttattatcATACAGTATAATTAATTTTACGGCTATTCTTAAGACTGTTCAAAAAGCCCTGCCAATAAACTGTATTAGGGAAACTGTTGTAGACCTCTGTGTAGGGATAGCAAAGAAAAAACGCAACCAACACAAGCCTATGAGAACGTGAACGCTAGAACATGTGCAAATCGCGGGAACAAGCGTTGGGTCTAAAGCACTTGACAATTAATACACAAAACTGCTCGTAAAGTGCTTGTAAGTGACGAGAAAACAAAGGATTGAATTTGCCCCTTTGTTCTTCTGTCTTCTGTCACGTTGTAATTTAAATACGAAGCAAGCTCTTCAGTTAAGTTACGCGCAGATATACTATGCTAATTGAAAACTAATTTCATGTGATAACTAAACTTATAAACTAAATAGAAGGATTAAAAGATAGAGATTATCGAAGCTGGCGTACTTCATTACGATACGACATTTTGTAATTGCTATAACAACGAGTAAATATCGCCGCGCAGCCTTAAAATATGTgtacaaacaagtaaataaattgtaaacatattattaattacatGTAGGGATAACTGGTACAAAAAGAATAGAAGCAATAGAGAGATTCTGATATTATAAGTTCTGCAAATTTCTACTTCACTTGTGAAAATACAGTCTAATGAAGAAGAGGTTTGCACAAAATATAACTATTATCATCTCTTTCTTGTTTCTCTACTTTTAGCatcagccatccctactttaaatttaaaatgctttaatgtttttatttatttacttatatacacAGAGAGGTAAGGGGCGAGTTTCTGTTTCGTTTATAGAGAGGAATTCTTTTCAGTATAGTGATCGAAACGTTGGCCGAATCTAAACGAAAGATGAAGAGACATGAACTGCCTATAGGACTCTTCAACCTGTTATGCTAcctgttataaaagtaaatattttaacaaactaagATATCTGTGGTAACGTGCCCAAAGAATGTGTGTTTTGCACATGGGCTGTGTGCCATCGATAacttttgataaattattataactaataaCACTTCCCTAGAGGCTTTGTTTCTTTGCTTGTAATTTAAGCACAAATGTACACAATGagttatccgtgctctgcccaccacgggtgtcgaaaacaggtttctagcgttgtaattctgcaGAAATTCCTCTGTGCCAGTGTCTCTAGAGGCACgtggggacccggcatggccaggtggttaaggcactcgactcgtaatccaagggtcgcgggttcgaatccccgtcacaacaaacatgctcgccctttcaaccgtggaggcgttataatgtgacggtcaatcgcactattcgttgttaaaagagtaccaaaagagttggcggtgggtggtgatgactagctgtcttccctccagtcttacactgctaaattagggacggttagctcagaCAGCTCTCGTATGGttttgagagaaattcaaaaacaaaacaaaaacatagacAAGTGAGTATAAAACATTGATGAATTTACGGCCATACTCCTCACGGTGTTGGATTTGAGGTAATTAATGATGGTTTGTGTTGCACAATTCATTTTATGTGAACTTTGAAGGACTTACCGAAGTCCACTTTTCCCCAACCAGTAGCTGCACAGTCCGCTCCCATAAAAGTTTCGTCTTTGTCAGGCAAACAAATCGGTTGAACATTATCGTTTACATCAATTGGTTGTGACAAACGCATCATGGCGATATCATTGTCATATTGTGAATACCAATGGTTGTAGTAAACGTTGGAAACGTCGTATGTTTTTTCGTTTCCTTCCTCCTTCTTCATGTGATGCTCTCCAACTCTAACTTTCCAGAACTGGGCGTGGGGTAGAACAAAAAGTGGACTGAAAGACAACAATTGGTTCAATTGGTCGTACAgatagtaaaaaaaattcaaatgataTATAAACATGCAACATTTCATTGCACGTCTGATAACGTTAACGTGACAACATAGTGTTTTAAGAGACTCAGCAGAGTTTTTTGTTCTGTTACTTGTATTAGAAAATTCCACATTAGGCTATATGTCGTGTTTACCGAGGGAGAATTGAACTTCATTTGAAGGATAGGTACATTGGAATAGATTGAAAAAAGTAACCAAttgtaagagttttttttttaagttgaatgGATTTAAAGAGAAACAAGAGAGAATTGTCAAGAGCCACGATACttggattattttaaacagaGTTAGAGTAACTTAATCTATGAAACCTTTTTTCCCTTCTTTTATCAGTTATATGTAAGTGCGCCAGCAACATTAAGCGTTGGGCCCGCGAACACCCGATTCAGTTTTATCACTCATCAATACtgctaccagcctaccctcaaattgaaattctttaaaaCAAGATTAGAggaaattaatctatgagacctttagCACGGTCAATATATCAGTCGGAAGGGTTTGATCTTCTGAGTCCAAAGCTGTAATTATACCTGAAATTTGTCAAGATATTACGGaactatgagttaaaagtttgtccatgataacagcaacaacaacaaacaaacacagagcCTTCATACCGCAGCTAGCAAGAATAATTAGAGAGAAATTGCATACCCTCACCCTGCCTCTCCTTTTCGAAATTGTTCGTGTTTATATAACACCCTAAAAAAACTCAGAAAAACCTTCtcatatggcccggcatggccaggagggttaaggcgttcgactcgtaatctgagagtcgcgggttcgaatcccggtcgcaccaaacatgctcgccctttcagtcgtgggggcgttataatgttacggtcaataccactattcgttcataaaagagtagcccaagagttagcggtgggtggtgataactagctgccttccatctagtcttacaatgctaaactacggacggctagcgcagatagccctcaagtagctttgtgcgaaattcaaataacagaTAACAACCTTCTCAGATTCAGAATAATTAACAATCCGAATCATTCTTTGTACTGTGAAGATAAGTCTTAACCCTAACGTGTCcatgaaatttggtacaaatcCCTTACACTTTACAGAGTTATTAACCTAAAACCATGAAAATGTCCTGTCTCaccatgataaaaaaaatggtttcaaTGTGATCCAGAATTCGGATACGGATTTAGATTCAGACCAAATTTGGGGAGAACTATCTTTTACTGACTTCTCATTATGTGTAAATTTTTCGTGTACATCGATCAATCAATTTATGAGATATGCGCAAGGAAACATGGACATACACACGGACCGATTGCAATACCCATGCAAGGTGTGGGTAATAAggataaacatttttactttcagaTTTATCAATACAATTTCAAATTCTCATCAaaatttttacttcatatattaTCTTACTGAGGAAAGATGATGATGGTAAAACCCTTGTATAAGTTAAGCAACTTACTTGATAATACAATGAGCAGCTGTTACAATCCATTGCTTATCAATCAAGACTCCTCCGCACCAGTGGCCCAGGAAACCAAACTGAGGATGAGTTAGCTGAATAGatatcttaaaagaaaaaaaatcccaGCAAAATAGTGAGTTTAATTTTACGCACATTTAATTACTACTAGTCTATATTGCTTAATTGAGGGTTTATAAAGCGTATTAAGTGTTACTTCGAAacgtttgaaataattatatacattcgTACACATATAAttgacaaaaagtattttttctaCGAAATTggccctgtatggccaggtggttaaagcactcgacttgtaatctgagggtcgcgggttcgattccccgtcacaccaaacatgctcgcaacttcagccatgagagcattataatatgtagttttgcgcgacattcaaaacaaacaaacaaactgacaagtgttatttgaGAGCTTATTCATTATGTTCTTCAGTCTGGACTGCTTAGTTATGGATGGtgttccttttttatttcttgattttctgaaAGACATGAAACACTCAATCCGCCAATTGTACATTTACACGGCAATCAATCCTCTACAGAGGTCTGGGACTTCCTTTTCTTCTGACATCTTAATTTGTACCGATTGTTCGAGGAAAGAAAATGCAGTAGATTTTGTGGTTAAAAGTTTCCACAAGTATGTtcgggccaggtggttagggggctcgactcgcaatctgagggtcgcgggttcgaattcccgtcacaccaagtatgctcgccatttcagtcgtgagggcgttatgatgttacagtcaattcaactattcgttggtaaaagagtagcccaagagttggcggtgggtggtgatgactagctgccttccctctagtcttacactaataaattaggaatggcaatcgcagatagctctcgactGGCTTGGCGCGAAATTCGAAAATTAAACCAATCCAAGCATATTCAGGGATGGTTGCCTGTCTTTTTTCCGCTCCATGTGCAGATAGGTGTTACTTGGAGTGAACAGAACTGAAGTTTTTTTTGTGTAGGTGGAACTTGAGATTTCTTTGTAGGCGTGACTTTTAATGAGTTGAAAGTGTTCGTAAGATTACTGACGAGTCATCGCTGCTGGAGACTCGTAAAAGAGCACAGGTGAATGGCTTTTGATGACTTCTCTGTTACGTTATGTTAGTTGGAGAACTTGAAGGGTATTGCAACATGTGTATAACTAGAATTATGGTCAACAGCTCGAGagaagttggcagtgggtggttaggactagctagttgccttccatcttgtctgaCGCTACTatatcagggacggctagcgcaaatagctctcatgtagctttgcgcaaattttaaaacaaaaaaccatCAGTGGCTTGTCCAAGAGATTAACAAGAAAGGATCTTTAAGTATTCTAGTATTCCGGTCAAAGAATCTACATCAAAAGTTATGGAAACAAAAAAGAGGGAGAGATTCAGGATTTGGTTGGATGAAGTTTTACCACAATCACAAgaagaagagaaaacaaaatttgtgataaaaataatatttttacctaTAGCACAAAAACATGAATCAGAACTAAATATCATTGCGATTTTAATTTTAGCTTTTTTTCccacgagtttgtttgtttagaattctcAAAATATCAGAAAAGGCGATCAACGACAATTAAGAGACTAATGTAAAAGTCGAAACTGCCCAATATttcaactacaaaaaaaaaaaggaaaagtaaTAAAGTTAAGTTTACAAACTATTATAGATGAAGTTTCCAGTATGAAACTAAGAAACTATAACACAGAATAATTGTGTTtgattgaagttaagcacaacgcaacacaatgggctatctgtgctcttctcaccaaaggtatcaaaacttggattctagcattgtaagtccgcagacataccgttgtgccactgaaatagttgtgttttaaacttttatataaagataaaGTTTATGAAATCGTCTATTATTAGTGTACATTTAAAATCAGTCTTTCTCTTCAAATAACATGGGTTTTAATTTCCCCTGATCTTTGTTCTTCAAGTCTCAAAACAAAAagagaatattaaaaaaacttcAGGAAATATAAAACCTACTtgtttactgtaattttaacagGTATCATACAGGCCACCATGTATATTGTAACTGAAGTTAATCACTAATAAACAGCTAATATATTTGTGCATAATATTCTATTAGGACTACTGGTTGTCATTATTTTAAGTAAACTCAAGAATGGGTATCGAATTATTATTAGGAAGAATAAGATACAAACATggttaatttaactttatttgttttatgtaaactaagcctaataaaaatataaacataaaactactttttatttcataaaatctaATACATCTTAATAGTAATGAAAACCTAAATTACTTATTATAGTGTTAGGGTATATAAGAAAAAAGTCTTTATAGTGTTACCGCCACACGTTTCACACctacaaacacaaaacaacagaaTTTCTACCAACACCACTATTATATAACATTGCTTACTTGCCATGGCCATTCATTTGGTTCTGCATTTTGGCCACCCACGATACGAGGTACAAAGGGGTTATCTGCATACTTGCTAACACCGCATTCTGGAAAAGGAGGACAGTCAACTTATTACCACTTTGAAAAT
This region includes:
- the LOC143255164 gene encoding trypsin-1-like, whose protein sequence is MSTFWLYLTITVSLVAASVDKCGVSKYADNPFVPRIVGGQNAEPNEWPWQISIQLTHPQFGFLGHWCGGVLIDKQWIVTAAHCIINPLFVLPHAQFWKVRVGEHHMKKEEGNEKTYDVSNVYYNHWYSQYDNDIAMMRLSQPIDVNDNVQPICLPDKDETFMGADCAATGWGKVDFDKKGSSILKEVSVQVYDNSVCHNAYNKQFQIGIKDWHLCAGTLAGGKGTCHGDSGGPLQCKKGNKWYLAGITSFGSGCAKVGFPDVYSRITYFLKWIDSNKAFHP